A window of the Fulvia fulva chromosome 3, complete sequence genome harbors these coding sequences:
- a CDS encoding Hydroxylase/desaturase CTB9, whose protein sequence is MLKELTGASHVYVFSHVVRKDSHREALDMPKELRDDEPIPLATPAMFAHIDYSIYIGSRTVLCTVCDARTVPDSDLREITLKIPTQLPANYYTLRTGIPNSPYGPEKDDLTREKPNQKLWQVAANPGHKWYWPSGMKQDEVLLIKCFDSRTDVARRAPHCAIQTPMDQGPPGESIEVRCLVVWEDQVPNDERAML, encoded by the exons ATGCTGAAAGAGCT GACTGGTGCGAGTCATGTGTACGTCTTCTCGCATGTTGTTCGTAAGGATTCGCATCGGGAGGCTTTAGATATGCCCAAGGAGCTCAGGGACGATGAGCCGATACCACTTGCAACACCAGCAATGTTTGCGCACATCGATTA CTCCATCTACATCGGCTCCCGTACCGTGCTCTGCACAGTCTGCGATGCCCGCACAGTGCCCGATTCAGACCTACGTGAGATCACGCTCAAGATTCCCACGCAGCTCCCCGCCAATTACTATACACTGCGTACAGGCATACCCAACAGTCCCTACGGGCCCGAAAAGGACGATCTGACGAGGGAGAAGCCCAATCAGAAGCTCTGGCAGGTGGCGGCTAACCCGGGACATAAGTGGTACTGGCCGAGTGGTATGAAGCAGGATGAGGTCCTGTTGATCAA GTGTTTTGACTCCAGGACGGATGTCGCAAGACGTGCACCGCATTGCGCCATTCAGACGCCGATGGATCAGGGTCCACCTGGAGAGAGCATTGAAGTGAGGTGCCTCGTGGTTTGGGAGGATCAGGTGCCGAATGACGAG